A window from Primulina huaijiensis isolate GDHJ02 chromosome 13, ASM1229523v2, whole genome shotgun sequence encodes these proteins:
- the LOC140991054 gene encoding probable receptor-like serine/threonine-protein kinase At5g57670 codes for MKYIRTARLKRLFSYKESSKDSTFAAQGNQPTVSQPFQKPTWKCFSYEEIFAATDGFSQDNMAGRGGYAEVYRGVLEDGEAIAVKRLSKTSNDERKEKEFLSEIGTLGHVSHPNVTSLLGCCLDNGLYLVFQFSSEGSVSSLLHDEKLPVMDWKTRHKIAVGTARGLHYLHKRCPRRIIHRDIKASNVLLTADFEPQISDFGLAKWLPSQWSHHSIVPIEGTFGHLAPEYFMHGVVDEKTDVFAFGVFVLELISGKKPVDNSHQSLHSWARPLLNQGNTKDVIDPRLVDDYNEMQLNRLAYAASLCIRASSVWRSTMSEVLEIIISEEEIDKEKWRMSEEVEDHEELWGFDDLECECHSSFSTSPQDSVSIGSSNYNQKTNPTCKYKIST; via the exons ATGAAATACATACGTACTGCCAGGCTGAAGCGCCTCTTCTCCTACAAGGAGTCGTCCAAAGATTCCACTTTTGCCGCTCAAGGAAACCAACCCACCGTCTCACAGCCATTTCAAAAACCCACTTGGAAATGCTTTTCCTATGAAGAAATCTTTGCTGCCACCGATGGGTTCTCCCAAG ATAATATGGCAGGGAGAGGGGGATATGCTGAGGTTTACAGGGGAGTTTTAGAAGACGGGGAAGCGATTGCAGTGAAAAGGTTGTCGAAAACGTCGAATGATGAGAGAAAAGAGAAGGAGTTCTTGAGTGAGATTGGGACATTGGGGCATGTTTCGCATCCAAATGTTACTTCGCTTCTTGGTTGCTGTCTTGATAATGGCCTCTACCTTGTTTTCCAGTTCTCTTCAGAGGGCTCTGTTTCTTCTCTTCTTCATG ATGAGAAATTGCCAGTGATGGACTGGAAAACAAGGCATAAAATTGCAGTTGGAACAGCTAGGGGCCTACATTACTTGCATAAGAGGTGTCCCAGGAGAATAATCCATAGGGATATCAAGgcatcaaatgttttattgacTGCAGATTTTGAACCGCAG ATATCTGATTTTGGATTGGCAAAATGGCTCCCTTCTCAATGGAGTCATCATTCGATAGTTCCGATAGAAGGAACATTTGG ACACTTAGCGCCGGAGTATTTTATGCACGGGGTCGTAGATGAGAAGACCGATGTATTTGCATTTGGAGTGTTTGTACTAGAGCTTATTTCTGGAAAGAAACCTGTGGATAACTCTCATCAGAGTTTGCATAGTTGG GCCAGACCATTATTAAATCAAGGAAATACGAAAGACGTGATTGATCCGAGGCTTGTAGATGATTACAACGAAATGCAGCTTAATAGGCTGGCATATGCAGCATCTCTATGCATTCGAGCCTCTTCTGTCTGGCGCTCGACGATGAGTGAG GTATTGGAAATAATTATATCCGAGGAAGAAATCGACAAGGAAAAATGGAGAATGTCCGAAGAAGTGGAAGATCACGAAGAACTTTGGGGTTTTGATGATCTTGAATGTGAATGCCATAGTTCATTCTCAACCTCACCACAAGACTCCGTCTCAATTGGAAGTTCCAATTACAATCAAAAAACAAATCCGACAtgtaaatacaaaatatcaacATAA
- the LOC140991878 gene encoding peroxidase 16-like: MKNQKTLIFHPLLPFLLLLQIFGVASNAQPNRLSTNFYRNICPNVESLVRAAVETKFRQTFVTAPATLRLFFHDCFVRGCDASILLASPKGKAEKDHPDNLSLAGDGFDTVIKAKSAVDSIAHCRNKVSCADILALAARDAINLAGGPFYPVELGRRDGRISTMAGVQRKIPGPGFSLNHLISMFSRHKLHLTDLIALSGAHTIGFSHCGRFSHRIYNFSRSNSIDPTLNMAYAMQLRQTCPKNVDPRIAINMDPATSNTFDNAYYKNLIEGKGLFTSDQELFTDARSRATVNLFASNSAAFGDAFAQAMIKLGRIGVLTGKKGEIRIDCSMPN; this comes from the exons ATGAAGAACCAAAAAACGTTAATTTTCCATCCCCTTTTGCCTTTTCTTCTGCTACTCCAAATATTTGGTGTGGCTTCCAATGCTCAACCAAACCGTCTTAGCACTAATTTTTACAGAAACATATGCCCGAATGTTGAATCTCTGGTCCGGGCCGCAGTCGAGACAAAGTTCAGGCAGACGTTCGTGACAGCTCCCGCCACCCTCCGCCTCTTTTTTCATGATTGCTTTGTCCGG GGTTGTGATGCCTCCATTCTTTTGGCATCACCGAAAGGCAAGGCGGAGAAGGATCACCCCGATAACCTTTCGTTGGCCGGAGATGGATTCGATACTGTCATCAAAGCTAAATCAGCCGTGGATAGTATTGCTCATTGCAGAAATAAAGTTTCCTGCGCAGATATATTAGCATTGGCCGCAAGGGATGCCATAAATTTG GCTGGAGGACCATTTTATCCAGTGGAATTAGGGAGAAGAGATGGACGAATTTCTACAATGGCCGGCGTACAGAGAAAGATTCCAGGTCCAGGCTTTAGTTTAAACCACCTCATATCGATGTTTTCCAGACATAAGCTCCACCTCACTGATTTGATTGCATTATCAG GTGCACACACCATCGGATTCTCTCACTGTGGTCGGTTTTCCCACCGTATATACAACTTCAGCCGCAGCAACAGCATTGACCCGACCCTCAACATGGCCTATGCAATGCAACTAAGGCAAACATGCCCAAAAAATGTCGATCCAAGAATCGCTATCAACATGGATCCCGCAACTTCTAATACATTTGACAATGCTTATTACAAGAACCTTATTGAAGGGAAGGGATTGTTTACATCTGATCAAGAACTTTTCACCGATGCTCGTTCAAGGGCGACTGTTAATCTGTTTGCATCAAATAGTGCTGCTTTTGGTGATGCATTTGCGCAGGCCATGATCAAGCTGGGAAGAATAGGAGTCTTGACAGGGAAAAAGGGTGAAATTAGAATTGATTGCAGCATGCCTAATTAA
- the LOC140991592 gene encoding uncharacterized protein: MPLTLLESSFFPISPTTTFTPNRKSLFPNVKLFRISCRCRPDEKDDSSRKIENHLAKLALVAMTAGILTLGSVDPAAAAKTGGRIGGQAFKSAPPPRSAGPRINNSRTNVFINPPVAPPLVGGYGYGLGVPFYGGWGWSPFSFFAPGPSVAVGVGGGLDVFVLFIVLGAVSAVLRRFFRSKGYDEDDEY, translated from the exons ATGCCACTCACTTTGCTTGAGAGTAGTTTCTTTCCCATCTCTCCCACAACTACTTTCACACCCAATCGGAAATCCCTTTTTCCAAATGTAAAACTTTTTCGTATATCCTGCAGGTGTAGACCGGACGAAAAGGATGATTCCTCAAG GAAAATTGAAAATCACTTGGCGAAATTGGCGCTTGTTGCAATGACAGCTGGTATTTTGACACTCGGATCAGTTGACCCCGCAGCCGCGGCCAAGACTGGTGGTCGGATTGGTGGCCAGGCTTTCAAGTCTGCGCCTCCGCCACGCTCTGCTGGCCCAAGAATCAACAATTCGAG GACCAATGTGTTTATCAACCCACCAGTGGCTCCTCCTCTAGTAGGAGGATACGGCTACGGGCTTGGTGTTCCTTTTTACGGCGGCTGGGGCTGGTCTCCTTTCTCGTTTTTCGCCCCAGGTCCAAGCGTGGCTGTTGGTGTTGGAGGCGGATTAGATgtctttgttttatttattgttcTTGGTGCAGTTTCTGCTGTGCTCAGGCGATTTTTCCGATCCAAAGGGtatgatgaagatgatgaatacTAG